AGCGCGCGCGTGAAGCTGTAGGACAAGAAGGCACCATCTATCATGGTACTTATGAGGAAGTCGCCATCCCAGAGGGAAAAGCTTATGACCTCATCCTCTTTAGTGAAAGCTTTCAGTACATCAATATGCCCCGCAACTTTGAACGCTCTTACCAACTGCTCAACGAAGGAGGTTATATGCTCTTGTGCGATTTCTTTCGTTATGAAGAACACAAACACCGCCCCCTAGGTGGTGGGCATTGGCTGGGGCACTACGAACCCGCCCTCGCCAACAGCAAGTTTGAAGTCGTTACAGAAATCGACATCACCCAAAAAGTAGCCCCTACGATGGACTTGGTCAATGGATTAACCATGGAAGTGATGAAGCCCGCTTGGGAGATGGGTACAGCGCTAGCCGAGGCTCGACTACCCGGCTGGGTTTGGCGAATCATCAAGTGGAAGTTTGGCAAAAAAATGCTAGATATCGAAGCCAAGCAGTTCAAAGGCGAACGAAACGCCAAAAACTTTATCGCTGACAAGAAATACTGCCTTATATTGCTTAAGAAAAAATAATGGCACCTCACGCCACTGGACATTTTCAAATCCCACAGCTAAAACTGTGGGTTGAGTCTCATTTTACCCCCAAAAGGAGGCCTCAGCTTATCTCGGAGCTGGAACCCCAAGCCTACTTTTCCAAAAATATCTGGTGGTATGGGGACTATTCAAATAGCCCTTGCTCCACTTTGCGGCCTTGGTAGTAAAAAGCGAACACATCAAGGTACACTATTAACAAGGGCTACCTTTGCACAGATAGAAGTTTACTGTAACCACAATCGAGCACTTTCTGGGTTGTCGAAATACCGGATTTCATAATCCCCCTCTTCTTTGACTGTTTCTACTTCATCTACCGATTGCTGCATTGAAAGATTAGCTATTAGTTCTTCTGGAATCACAATCGCCATCTTTTTCAGGCCGTAGCTAGGGGGTTGATTCCTTGCTGCTTGAGTTCGGTAGCGATTTGGGCGCGGTGGTAGGTTGAGTTATTGATGATATGAAAAAACACCTCCTGAGCACTATTGACAGCTGCTGGAGCAGTTGTTGGGTGTCTTGGTAGTTGGCTAGGTCGGTGGCTTTCAGGTCTTTGATTTCGTGTCGTTGCCAAACTCCAAAAGGCGCTTGTGAGCCTGCCACCCTATGGTTCCAAATCTGATGGGCGTTGAGGGTATGGCTAAAAAGCTTGAGCGCCTTTTCGGCAATGGGTGTTATCTGCGTCTCAAACAAGAGCACCAACTGCTGATTGCAGTAGTGGTTGTATGCAAACAAATCTTCAAAAAACAGCTGCATAGGGGTATCGTTTGGGGTGATGGTGTGTGCCCTACGAAGACACACAAATTGTTTGGTCTGGGCGAATTGTGCCAAAAACAACGAGCTTTTGCTATATTGCAACTTAAAATCACCCTAGTCTGCACCCTGTGTCGCACTACTTTTAGGATTCTATGATGACCAACCTTACCACTCCCCCCCATACTTTTGAAAACAGCTTGGCCTTTGCCCAACAGGCCGACGCACAAGATCCGCTCCGCCCAATGCGCGAGCGCTACCATTTTCCGCAGAGCACCGAGGGCCGTCCTGTGCTCTATTATACCGGCAACTCCCTTGGCCTACAGCCCAAACAAACCGCCGCCTACGTACAGGAGGTGCTCCACAAGTGGGCCAGCCAAGGGGTCGAGGGGCACTTCGTGGGCGACACCCGTTGGTATGACTACCACCACGCCCTCAAGCCCGCCGCCGCACGCATTGTAGGCGCGCTGCCCGAGGAGGTTACGCTGATGAACACCCTCACCGTCAACCTACACCTGCTGATGGTCAGCTTCTACCGCCCCAGCCCTACGCGCTACAAAATTATGATGGAGGCCGGTGCTTTCCCCTCCGACCAATACGCCGTAGAGTCGCAGGTACGCCACCACGGCTACAGCCCTGATGCCGCCATTGTAGAGCTAAGCCCCCGCCCGGGAGAGCATACCCTCCGCCCCGAAGACATCTTACAGGCCATCCAAGCCGAAGGCGACAGCCTCGCCCTGGTGATGTTGGGTGGGGTAAACTATTACACTGGCCAGCTATTTGATATGCAGGCCATCACCAAGGCCGCCCACCAAGTGGGGGCTGTGGTCGGCTTTGACCTTGCCCACGCCGCCGGAAACGTCGCCCTGTCCCTACATGATTGGGACGTAGACTTTGCCGCTTGGTGTACCTACAAGTACCTCAACTCCAGCCCGGGGGGCGTGTCGGGCGTGTTCATACACCAGCGCCACGCCCAAAACACCGAGCTACACCGATTCGCCGGGTGGTGGGGCTACGACGACAAGACCCGCTTCGAAATGAAAAAGGGCTTCAAGGCCATCCCCAATGCCGACGGATGGCAGCTCAGCAACGGCCAAATCCTGACCTTGGCCGCCCACAAAGCCGCCCTTCAGCTCTTCGACGAAGTAGGGATGGAAGCCCTCATTGCCAAAAGCCGCCAACTGACGGCCTACCTTGAGTTTGTCATCAAGGAGGCCGCCGCCGACCAACCCGATGCCCTGACCATCATCACCCCCGCCGACCCACAAGCCCGTGGCTGTCAGCTCTCTATCCTGACAGACCATCGCGGCAAGCAGCTCTTCGACTACCTGCACCAACACGGTGTCATCCCCGATTGGCGCGAGCCCAATGTCATCCGCTTTGCCCCCGTACCGATGTACAATAGCTTCGAGGAGGTCTACCAACTAGGCCAACTCCTCTCACAAGCCCTCAAGTTGTACTAGTATGCGCCGCTTTTGGGGCTTCCCCCGCGCCGCACGTTGAGGGCTGTGTTCCACCACAGACCCAAGGGGGTGCGGAGTCGGGCTTTCGGCTTTAGTCCCCGCGTAAGCGCGAGGAGCTATCGCAGAGCTTGCGCTCGCATCCTTCGCACTCCCAACAGTAGTACTTCCATAATTTATACTCACCCCTAACCTCTCACAAAAGAATGAATATGCTATCAGAATACCCTGAGTCTACCGCCATCATCCGCTTTCAAGACTGCGACCCACTCGGCCACCTCAACAATGCCAAATACTTTGACTACTTCTTCAACTCCCGCGAAGACCTAGTGCCCGAAAAGTACGGCGTCAATCCCGTTACGTTTTTCAAGAAATACCAATCTGGTTGGGTCATCTACAACCATCAGATTTCGTATCTGCGCTCAGCACTTCCGGGCGAGCGTGTGGCCATCCGCTCCGGCATCATCTTCTACGACCACGACACCGTCGTTACCGAATACCTCATGACCGACCTCTCCCGGCAACAACTAATGGCCGTGCTGTGGGCCACCAGCAAATTTATAGATGGCAAAACAGGCAAAAAAAGCACCCACCCCGAGGAAGTCGTGGCCTTCTTGGAGCGTGCCTACATCCCCGGCGCCGACTATCACCCTACCAAATTCCAAGACCGCATCCGAGTAGTCAAAACCCTTTTGAGTGAGTTGGTGGGGTAGAAAATAAATGAAAGCCCCGGAGGAGCCGCCCTGTTGGTAGTCTTTTTAAACCATATAAACCTCTTAGCTGCCGAAAACACCCAAATGATAGGCCTCAGCTACCTCAACACCGAGCAAATGGGTAGGCGCAATGCCTGAAGACATTTGTGAAGGCGTTTTTCTCAAACTATTCCAAGAATGCGAAATTGCTCGGTACCAAACACGAGCAATTATGGAGTACGAACAAAGTTGGAAAGAAAACAACGATTGGTATGCCGTACTGAGTACTGCAGAGAAAAAGGGAATTGAGAAGGGTAGAATTTGCCAGATGCGCAAAGGTTTTGAGAGTACACCCCTCCCAAACTGATTTCCAAGGAGGTTATTTTTTTGCCAAAAATACCCAGAGACCTATCATTTCCCCACACACTTTAGTATAAAGCCAGTACTGTGTAGGTTTTCAATCTCGATGAGGTAGGCGGGGTCTGCGGCCAAGTATTTGCGTAGTTTGGTGATAAAGACATTGAGACTTTGCTTGGTGAAATAATCATCATTTTTCCAAATTTTGAGCAAGGCCTCTTCGTGTGTCAATACTTCACCTTGTTTTTCGAGCAGCAGTTGCAGCAAGGCGGCTTCTTTGGGGCTGAGCTTTTGGGTGTTGTCGCCTAAGTGAAGCAGGCGTTTGGTAGGGTCAAAGCGAAAGCTTCCCAAAGTATGGGGATCGACAGTGTTTTTGAGAGTTTGTTGTAGCAGCACTCTCAGCTTAAGCAGCAGTATCTCGGGGTCAAAAGGCTTGACCAGATAGTCTACCGCTCCAAGCTGGTATCCTTTGATTTGGTCTTCTTTCAAGGATTTGGCCGTCAAGAATACAAAAGGGGTCTCGCGGTATTGTTGCTGTATCTTTTCGGCTACCGAAAAGCCATCCAATTTGGGCATCATCACATCCAAGATACAGGCATCAAAGCGTTGGGTTTGCAACACCTCCAGCGCCTCTTGCCCATTGTGGCACAGGGTAATGACAAAGCCATTCATTTCCAAAAAAGCTTTGAGCATGAGGCTGAAGTTATGATCATCTTCGGCAAGGAGTAACTTATGCATCAGTAGTTGATTTTGATTGTTGTTGGTTTTGCTCCGAAGCGCCCGAGGGCGGCTCTTGGGTTTGTAACGGCAGGGTTAGTACAAAGGTGCTGCCACGCCCTAAACGGCTACGTACTTCGATGCTGCCCTTATGTTGCTCTACGATGGCCTTGGTATAACTCAGCCCAAGACCAAACCCTTTGATATTGTGTATGTTGCCGGTAGGCACGCGGTAGAATTTATCAAAAATCAGGGCTTGTTTGTCGCGGCTGATACCCAGCCCTTGGTCTATGACCGAAACCCGAAGATGAACGGGGCTGCTTTCGGTTTTGAGGGTGATATCGAGCTTGTCGGGAGAATACTTGACGGCGTTGTCTATCAGGTTGGAGAGCGCATTAGAAAGGTGAAACACATCCCCAATTACAATGGCTGATAGGGCCTCAAACTGTCGGTGTATCAAGCCTTTGTCACTTATCTTCAGGGTATAAGCATCTGCCAAATAGTCCAACACTTGGTGGAGGTCTACTGGCTCTTGTTGAAGCTCAAAGGCCTTTCGGTCGCTGACAGCAGCCTGCAATACTTTTTCGACTTGGGCATTGAGGCGTTTGTTTTCTTCCTTGATTACCTTGGTAAACTGCCGAATAAGGTCAGGTTGGCGGATTACTGACTCATTCTCGATATTGGCAATTGCAAAGGTGATGGTGGCAATAGGTGTTTTGAGCTCGTGGGTTACATTATTGATAAAATCGTTTTTCTGTATGCTCAGCCGATGTTGTTTCATTACCAACCTAGAAGCCAACAAAAAACAAAACATCGTAATACCTACCATGGCAATGGCGGTGGTGATGGGCAACAACAAAGCTCTCAACAACCAATGCCGCTCTGTAGGGAAATAAAGCCGTAGTTCTTCTTTTTCGGTGAAGGCATATCGAAAGCGGGTTTTGTTGAGTTGCTCGGTATCGGCTCCGGGGCTAAGGTAGCCATAGTTGGCTGTTTTTAGGTTATAAAAACCCAGCGCTAGGTCGTCGGCTGGGGCGATATGTTGTCGCAACAATGAGTCTAGGGGGAATATCTGGGCTACACTCTGAATATCGCGCTCACATTGGGCGCACATCTGAATGCTGCGAAAAAGGTAGAACTCCTTGAGGTTGGGGTGTCGCCTAGGGCGGGTAGCCTCTAGGGTATCTTTGAAGCTCAAAAACTGCTGCAGCCGCTGTTTGGGCAAAAGCGTATCAGGTTGGAAGTCGAGTAGTGGATAGACTTGGGCGCTTTGTGCCACCATCAATACAAAATTACTGTCGGCACTGGTATACAGCAGGTTATAGCTTTCTTGGTCTTCTACAGTAGAGGTGTGGCTGCTCCAGCGTTGGTATTGCTGTTGGGCGGACTCTACCCCCCTAGCTACGGAGGCCTCAAAGATAGCCCGTTTGTCTTCTACCAAGTTGATAATAGTAGCCACCTCCAACCCTACAATCAGTCCGGCAGGAAAGGCAATGAGATAAATAATGAGATGATAAGCCGTAACAGGCTTAGACCGAAACCTAAAGATACGCATCAGGACAAAGGTAGCAAATAGGCAGTAATTGTGCCGGATTTTAAGCTTTGTTTAAGCTTCTCCCACATACCTATTTTGATTGATAATCAGAGAGATGAGCTTGATAAAGTGCTTGCGCTCGCGAGGGTGCAACATCGTAATGGGCAGGTATACCTGTGCTCCATTGGTATATCGTAGGCGGATTTTGTCGGCATTTAAGATATGCATCTGCTGGAGGCTGCGCAAGGGCAGGCGTTGGTGTGAGAGCAAGCCCCTCCTGACCGTGAGCGCTTCTTCATCGATATAGGCAAAAGGGGTACGCCAATGGTAAAACCCCGTCAGCAAGGCCCAAAACAACAAAGCCCAAGCAACTACATCATACATCGACCACGAGGGTTGCTCCGAATAGTGTACAAACAACGCTATCGCAAGACCCAACGCCCACAAGAAATGTGGCATATAGCCCGAAGGACGGCGTACAAAATATTTGGCAGTAGGTATATTGGTAGACATCGTCAAAAGGGTTATTGTTTGCTGAAAAACGCTGTATTGGGTAGTTGTTTTCGAATGCGCTTCATCTCCTTGGCATCGCTAGGAATGCGCGTAGCGCCTATCCCGATATATGATACCATCATCCAAGGGCGGAGGTCTTTGGGTAAGGCGCTGACGGGGTTTTCGCCCAACTCAAGATAGGAAAGCCGGCTTAGACTCGTGATATTTTCGGGAAGGCTATTGAATACGTGCGCTTGTTTTTGGGTAATATAACTATTGAATGTAGCCCACAAGTCCAATATTACCAACTCTTTGGCCGACAGTATCCAAGGAGGGAACACCTGTAGGCCATACCCCTTGAGCGACAACTTACGCAGCTTCGTAAGGCGCTCTAAACAAGGAGGCATTTGAGCAAAATCATAGTCTATCAGCTGTAACTCCAACAAGGACTCACAGTCGCAGAGGGCTTCGGGGACAGGTATGCGGCGGCTTTCGCTCCCCTCTTCTGTCTTGAGGATAAGGCGACTAAGCGTCGCGCGCTCAACGGCTGTCTCGGGCAAGAGGGTATCTAAAGGCAATAGCTCCAGCTCTTGGTTGAGTTGCTCCCAAGGCGTTGTATTTTGAGTCTGTGCTTGCAAAAAGCCGATAGTCATCGGCAATATCAAAAACAAAAATCGGTTCATAGTTTCTCATATTTGGGTTGCGCTCTATGTAGCCCAAAGCTCCATCTTCGGAGATGTGGTAGTCTGTCAATTTAAGTCCCACATATCCCCCCAAAGCCTCTGTCCACCATCTACATACAGTGTTTCTCCGGTGATATATTCGGCAAATGGGCTGGCCAAAAACAAGACGCTATGGGCTACTTCGTCGGCTGTTCCTAGTCTTTTGGCTGGAATCGTTTTGGGCGCGCGGTTGAGCATTTGTTGAACCTCAGGCGGGTACGTCTCCAGCCCCGAGGTCTGAATGATGCCCGGCGCTACGGCATTGACACGGATATTGTATACCGACCATTCCACGGCCAAGGTTTTGGTGAGGTTGTCTACGCCTGCCCTTGCTGCGCCTGTGTGTGCCATTCCGGGAAAGCCCCGAAACATATTGGCAATAATATTGACCACTACCCCTTGGCGCTGTGGGATAAAAAAGCGCTGCGCCATAGTAGTGGTTGTCAGCCAAGTACCGTGAAGGTTGTTTTCAATCACTGCTAGCCAGCCTTTGTAGGGAATCCGCTCAGCAGGAGCCAGAAACTGCCCTCCGGCATTGTTGACCAATAGGTCTAGCCCTTGTCCTTGGGCGGCTATGCGGTCGGCCAATTGGAGGAGCGCCTCCGGCTGGCGGATGTCGGCCACTGCCCATTGGCACTGCCCAAAAACAGACAACTCCTCTGTGGCACTTTGGAGGCGCGCCTCATTGCGGCCACAAATCCAGACCGTTGCCCCGTTCTGAAGCAATTGTGTGGCGATGGCCTTGCCAATGCCGCTCCCGCCGCCAGTTACGAGAGCCGTTTTTCCAGAAAATACAGCAGTAGCAAACATATCAGTAGTAGGTTGGTGTTTGTTGGGTTGGTTTACAAGTATACATCTTTTTGGCCAAAAACCATGGTCTTCACACACCAGAGTCTCTGTTATTGGCGATTTATACCAAGATTTGAGGATTTACAGGATTTGATTTTCTTGATTCTCAAGAATTCTCGGCGCACACATTTTCCAAACCAATTTGGGTTGGGTATAAAAAAACACACCGCTCTAGATTTTTCTTTTGTTGTCTATATTTTCGAAAATAGCTAATAGTAGCACTCGCTAAAAGATGTACCACACCACTGGATATTTTAGAAAAGCAGCTTGGAGCTCAGCTCCGAGACAAGCTGAGGCCTCATTTGGGGAGGGGCAATGAGACTTAGCTCACAGTTTTAATTGTGGGGTTTGAAAAATGTCCAGTGGCGTGCCCAATGCCATAAAAACCGACCTAATTTTGAGGCAAAAACCCTATTTGGGAACATCCTTTGTATGGTACTTGTTTAGCGCTATACAAGGTCTCTTTATCATACAGGGCTGATGTTACCAATGATACCCCAACCATACCATCCCATAGACTGCAACTTTTATGACATCCTGCTAGACCGTGCAACGCGGGTATTGACTTGTCATTTGGTCATTCAAGATTTCGACGGAAGCCAGCGGGAGCTTCGCAGCTATATTGAGGATGTTTATACCCAAAACCACGAAGAGTTTTTGTTGCTGCGCAATGGCCAAAAACTTAGACTAGACCAAATACTGTCTGTAGACGGCATCGAACCTAGTCATCTGGGTAGCTGCCGGCTTCGCTGATGATACAAAAGCAAGCCAATGTTTTGCGAAGCCGATTTTATGCAGTATTTTAGTCAGCCTTATTATTGACTACTCACCTTATCTACCCTCATAATCACCTATATGAGAATTACTTACAACGCCCCCTTTGTATTGACCTATACCTTGGTGTGTTTGGTTATCACCTCTATCGATTTTTTATTGTTAAACAATCTGGTCATTACACAAAACTTTTTTACGGTCTACCCTTTCGGCACTGCGCCGATGTCATTGACCAATCCGCTGGCCTATTGGCGGCTTTTTTCGCACGCCTTGGGGCACGCCGACTTCAATCACTTGCTCGGGAACTTTACCTTTATCTTGCTGCTGGGGCCCATCCTAGAAGAGAAGTACGGGTCTGATAAATTGCTGTGGATGAGCTTCTTGACTGCGTTCATTACCGGTATACTCAATGCCAGCCTCTTTAGTAGTGCCCTCTTGGGAGCCAGCGGTATTGTATTTATGATGATTTTATTGGCTTCTTTTACCAATATGCGCGCCGGAACTATCCCCCTGACCTTCCTCTTGATTGCTGGCCTGTTTTTAGGCAAAGAAATCTATAATACGATGTTTGTAGAAAACAACACCTCAGAGTTTGCCCACATCTTAGGTGGCATTAGTGGTGCAGTATTTGGATACATCTTTGGTATCCGACCCAAAGAAACTGCCTAAGCTACTGCTTATAGGCTATAATCTCCGCCCAAACCTGTATGTATGTCTTTTCGATTATGAGACAAAATAGACTAGTGCTTTTTGCATTGTTATTCTTGACCTTGGTTGCCTTGCTGGTGATTGTTTTTATGAACAAAGAGTACGACAATGTCAATTGGGAAGGGCATTATCAGACCGATAAAAAAGACCCATATGGTACTTATATTTTGTATCAGAGTATCCCCCAAATCTTTCCGGGTAGTACGATTACACGCAACACACAGAATATTTTCATAGACCAAAAGCATAAAGACTACCTAGCGCAGGCTCCACGAACAGTGTACTGTATTGTCTCCCCAAAAAGCAATATAAGAGGGAGTTATATGAGCTTTTTACAGGATTTTGTAGCCAAAGGTGGTGTAGTTTGGATTATGAGCGAAAAGCTGAACCCCGAACTAGAACAATTGCTACAAATACAAAGCACATACTATGTCAATAACAATCCACAAGAGCTGACCCTAGGGCAAACAACAGCCTATTATGATGCCTCAGCACCCCGTCAAAACACATATACCACTAACTACCTACTCCCTTCAGGCTTTGATGCCGAGGTGTATCCGCTTCTCTATGACAATAAGCAACAACTGCTTCTGGCCAGCACCACAAAAACGCTCGCCAAAGGTGGCTGGTTGATTGGTGCTTCGCCCAAACTAGTGGCTAACTACTACCTGCTACAGCCCAATACTAGGCTCGTGGCAGAAACAATCCTCACACACTTGCCCAACAGAGAATATTTTGTATGGGAGACATACAAAAGTTACACCCAAGAAACACAAGGCTCTATCTGGAGTGTGGTATGGGCACACAAACCCCTACGTTTTGCTGCCTATCTTTGCCTCCTGACTGCTGCCTGCTACCTGTTGTTTGAAAGCCGACGCAGACAAAGAATTGTACCCCTAATAGAAGCGCCCACAAACAGCAACCTCAATTTTGTCAAAAGCGTTGGCTCCCTATACTATCACTACAGAGACCATAGCAAGATGGCCCAAAAAAAAGTACACTATTTTTTAGAATACCTACGCCACAAACTACATATCCCCACCCAAGAACTCTCACCCACCCAACTACACCAGACCTTAGCTGCACGCCTTCCACAGTTTCCTGAAACTGATTTGCGTCAACTGATAAGCCTCTGCGAAAAAGGACAGCAAAAACAAGAGTTTTCCCAAAATCAACTCATTCAGCTAGGAGAGCTTATCTACTTGTTCAAAAAAGAGGTAGGATAACCCTGCATATCGATAGCCTTCTATACGATTTTCAGAACCCTTTGGGTGTTACCCAAAACAAATTTCCCACTCTCCCGAAGCGCATCCGAAACCTGCAAATCAGGGTTACACAACACATAAACCCGCACATTCGGAATATCCAGAAGCGTATCAGGCAAGGTTTGGAGTTGGTTATTTTTTAGCCATAATCTTTCCAAATTAGTGAGCGGATCTAACTCAGGAGGCAGGGTTTGGAGTTTATTCCAGCGTAAGCTTAATTTCTCAAGCTTTTTCAAGACCCCTATCTGAGGCGGTAGCGCAGTCAAGTTTTCATCATATAAATCAAGCCCTGTGAGTATCAAAGGGTTTTCTATTTCGGGCAGCTGTGATGATGCGGAGGTCTTCGAGGGTGATGCCATAATGTGCCTCAAATTCGGCGGGGCAGCTTTGTGCCAATTGCAACGCAAGGCGTACATTGGCGCGGTCGTCGCTTTCGAGGAGTAAACTGATTTTTTGGAGTTCGGGAGTCATAAGGATATTCAAAATTAGGGGTTTGTGTTGGTTGGATTGGTGTCTTTCTACAAGGAGTATGAAGTATGAGCTATGGAGTATAAGATGAAGGCGTTGGGTTGGTTACGTACCCGTAGCTATTTAGGAGATTCAAATACTTGATTATTAGATACTTGCAAGAGAATGGGTTTCAACCCTAGGAATTTAGTAAAAATACAGCTACTTGATAATCAGTGATTTATAAAATAATCTTATTTAAGGCTGAACTATACAAAAAAAATAACTAGTTGATAATAAGAGATTTACGGCAAATAATACCACCTAAATAGTTACACGTACCCTATGCGTGCGTACGCGGCTTAGGGATGCACCAGCAGTACCCCGCAAGCACGAAGTGCGCGGAGTACAGCGGTGCAGCCCGGCCCGAAGGGCAAGCCCCAACGAAATCGCCAATCGTCAGTATGCTCTTAGCACACCACACAAATATAACCATAAAACCCGCCAATAGACACTTTCTAAAAAACACGAAATATGAGCACTCCTTTGCGCTCTTTGCGCATACTTTGTGTCCTTTGCGGTTAAATAGTAGGTGTCGAAATCAGGAATTAAAATAAGACTTAGCCCACAGTTTTAGTTGTGGGATTTGAAAAATGCCCAGTGGTGTAATCATAAAGCACCCCTCAAGAAAAAACACCAATACCGCTCGCAAGCGATATTGGTGTAGGGTGTTGAGGACGGGCTGCTTTACTCTACGCCGTACTTGGTCTTGTACATATTGTAGAGGCGCTTGTGGCGGGTATCGAGGTCGATATTCCGCCCTTGGATAAAGGCGTGTGTAACGCGGTTGCTGCGCATATCGAGTAGGTCTCCGCCCGACACCACCAACGTGGCTTGCTTGCCCTTGGCCAGCGTGCCGACAAATGCACTCACCCCCAAGATCTCGGCAGCGTTGGCCGTAACCATCTGTAAGGCTGCCTCTTTGTCAAGGCCATATGCCACTGCCGTACCGGCCTGAAAGGGCAGATTGCGTGCGCCCATCGGCTCGCGGTCGTCATAGGCTAGGGCTACTTTGATGCCTGCCTCGTGCAAGATTTTGGGGAGCTGATAAGGCACAAACACCCCCTCTTCATCTCGAATGGGCAGGCGATGCAGGCGATTGAGAATCACAGGGAGCTGGTGTTCCTTCAAGAAGTCGACAATCAGGTGTGCATCCGCAGCGCCTACCAACACAATCTTGGCAATGCCGAACTTCTTGGCAAACAAGACCGCCTCTATCATTTCCTTGGCCGTATTGGCGTGGATGTAGAGATTTTGTGTGCCCTCAAACACGCCGCGCATCGCTTCCATTTTCAGGTTTTTGGTGGCAGGTTTGGCCTTAAAATACTGCTGGGCTTCGCCAAAAAACAGCTCTAGCTCTGCAATTTGCTGCACACGTCCTTCGTTTTTGACCATCTTGCGCTGCTCCCACGACCACTGAAACTGCGACATCCAGCGCAGGTGGTGGCCGTCGTCTATGTGCAGCGCGGCATCTTCCCAGTTCCAGCCGTCGAGCATCATCACCGACGAACTGCCCGATAGCGTTCCACCTTTGGGCGTAGTTTGTACCAACAAGATGCCGTTGGCACGCATCGTCGGGATGATTTCAGAGTCCGTATTGTAGGCAATCAAAGCGCGTACGTTGGGAGTCAAGTCGCCCACCTCTGCATAGTCGTGGGTAGCACGCACAGCGCCCACTTCTGAAAGTCCCAAGATATTGTTGGGCAAAATCAAGCCCGGGTACACGTGTTGCCCGGTAGCGTCAATCACCTCTGCTCCGGCTTCGGCAGCCTCCGCGCCAATGCCCGTGATGAGGCCGTTCTCAAAGCGGATGGCTGTATTTTCGAGCACCTGCCCGTCGCCTATGTGTAGCGTAGCCCCTTTAATAACAATAGGCTTCGTTTGTGGGTCGGCAGGGCTAGGGTTCTGCCCCAAAAGCGCCGCCGAGCACAAACATAGCGCCGACAGCAGGGTATAAAAGCGGTACTTTATCATAACATAATTTTTTTTACAATCTATTTTCAACTACTCAACAACAAGAGGCCGCCAAGGCTTTCCGCGTTTTGGAGGCTTCCCTCCCGCGCCAAACGTTGTGGGCTATTTCCCACATACTGAGGGCGCAGGGGTCGGGCTTTCACCAGTAGCTTGCGGCAAACTTGGCTCAGAGCTACGCTCGCATCCTTCGCGCTCTCGCGCTCGGATGTCTAAGCCGCTTTCGCCTGCATAGCTTTGCGCTCAGCAGGGCGC
The nucleotide sequence above comes from Eisenibacter elegans DSM 3317. Encoded proteins:
- a CDS encoding amidohydrolase family protein, encoding MIKYRFYTLLSALCLCSAALLGQNPSPADPQTKPIVIKGATLHIGDGQVLENTAIRFENGLITGIGAEAAEAGAEVIDATGQHVYPGLILPNNILGLSEVGAVRATHDYAEVGDLTPNVRALIAYNTDSEIIPTMRANGILLVQTTPKGGTLSGSSSVMMLDGWNWEDAALHIDDGHHLRWMSQFQWSWEQRKMVKNEGRVQQIAELELFFGEAQQYFKAKPATKNLKMEAMRGVFEGTQNLYIHANTAKEMIEAVLFAKKFGIAKIVLVGAADAHLIVDFLKEHQLPVILNRLHRLPIRDEEGVFVPYQLPKILHEAGIKVALAYDDREPMGARNLPFQAGTAVAYGLDKEAALQMVTANAAEILGVSAFVGTLAKGKQATLVVSGGDLLDMRSNRVTHAFIQGRNIDLDTRHKRLYNMYKTKYGVE
- a CDS encoding leucine-rich repeat domain-containing protein produces the protein MILTGLDLYDENLTALPPQIGVLKKLEKLSLRWNKLQTLPPELDPLTNLERLWLKNNQLQTLPDTLLDIPNVRVYVLCNPDLQVSDALRESGKFVLGNTQRVLKIV
- a CDS encoding rhomboid family intramembrane serine protease; this encodes MRITYNAPFVLTYTLVCLVITSIDFLLLNNLVITQNFFTVYPFGTAPMSLTNPLAYWRLFSHALGHADFNHLLGNFTFILLLGPILEEKYGSDKLLWMSFLTAFITGILNASLFSSALLGASGIVFMMILLASFTNMRAGTIPLTFLLIAGLFLGKEIYNTMFVENNTSEFAHILGGISGAVFGYIFGIRPKETA